One genomic segment of Oncorhynchus masou masou isolate Uvic2021 chromosome 16, UVic_Omas_1.1, whole genome shotgun sequence includes these proteins:
- the LOC135557807 gene encoding methylmalonate-semialdehyde/malonate-semialdehyde dehydrogenase [acylating], mitochondrial-like, with translation MAGILTRSLWSKKAPFQMGRMCYSSSVPTTKLFIDGKFVESNTSEWLDIHNPATNEVVSRVPKATHTEMLAAVDSCSRAYASWSDTSILTRQQIFLRYQQLIKENIKELARLITLEQGKTLADAEGDVFRGLQVAEHACSITSLMMGETLPSITKDMDTYTYRLPIGVCAGIAPFNFPAMIPLWMFPMGMVCGNTYLMKPSERVPGCTMLLAKLLQDAGLPDGTLNIIHGQHAAVNFICDHPAIKAISFVGSNQAGEYIYERGSKNGKRVQSNMGAKNHGVVMPDANKENTLNQLVGAAFGAAGQRCMALSTAILVGEARDWLPELVERSKALRVNAGDQPGADVGPLISPEARARVEMLIQSGVDEGATLLLDGRNVHVKGYENGNFVGPTIIGNVTPAMKCYTEEIFGPVLVVLEADTLDDAISLVNNNQYGNGTAIFTTNGATARKYTHEVDVGQIGVNVPIPVPLPMFSFTGSRGSFRGDTNFYGKQGIQFYTQIKTVTSQWKAEDATTKAAAVTMPTMR, from the exons GCACCCTTTCAGATGGGTCGCATGTGCTATTCATCATCTGTG CCCACCACCAAGTTGTTCATTGACGGCAAGTTTGTTGAGTCAAACACCTCAGAATGGCTGGACATTCACAACCCT GCTACCAATGAGGTGGTGAGTCGTGTGCCCAAAGCCACCCACACGGAGATGCTGGCTGCAGTAGACTCCTGCTCCAGGGCCTATGCCTCCTGGTCCGACACTTCCATCCTCACCCGCCAGCAGATATTCCTCCGATACCAGCAGCTCATCAAGGAAAACATT AAAGAGCTGGCCAGGCTGATCACCCTGGAGCAAGGCAAGACTCTAGCCGACGCGGAGGGAGACGTCTTCAGAGGACTGC AGGTGGCAGAGCACGCCTGCAGCATCACCTCCCTGATGATGGGGGAGACCCTGCCCTCCATCACCAAAGACATGGATACCTACACCTACCGCCTGCCCATCGGGGTGTGTGCCGGCATCGCCCCCTTCAACTTCCCTGCCATGATTCCTCTGTGGATGTTCCCCATGGGCATGGTGTGTGGCAACACCTACCTGATGAAGCCCTCCGAGCGCGTCCCAGGGTGCACCATGCTGCTGGCCAAGCTGCTGCAGGATGCAGGGTTGCCCGACGGGACCCTGAACATCATTCATGGACAGCACGCTG CCGTGAATTTCATTTGTGACCACCCAGCCATCAAGGCCATCAGCTTTGTGGGCTCCAACCAGGCAGGAGAGTACATCTACGAGAGAGGATCCAAGAACGGCAAGAGAGTGCAGTCCAACATG GGAGCTAAGAACCATGGTGTGGTGATGCCTGACGCCAACAAGGAGAACACTCTGAACCAGCTGGTGGGCGCGGCCTTCGGCGCAGCAGGACAGCGTTGTATGGCTCTCTCAACTGCCATTCTGGTAGGCGAAGCTCGTGATTGGCTCCCAGAACTGGTGGAGCGCTCCAAAGCCCTGCGCGTCAATGCAG GTGACCAGCCAGGTGCTGACGTGGGTCCACTGATTTCCCCTGAGGCCAGGGCCCGTGTTGAGATGTTGATCCAGAGTGGCGTGGACGAGGGAGCTACGCTGCTGCTGGATGGACGCAATGTCCACGTCAAAGGATACGAGAATGGAAACTTCGTAGGACCCACTATCATCGGCAACGTTACG CCAGCGATGAAGTGCTACACAGAGGAGATTTTTGGGCCTGTACTGGTGGTTCTGGAGGCAGACACTCTGGACGATGCCATCTCCCTGGTCAACAACAACCAGTATGGCAACGGAACCGCCATCTTCACTACCAACGGCGCTACCGCCCGCAAGTACACACACGAGGTGGATGTCGGACAG ATTGGAGTGAACGTGCCCATCCCCGTCCCCCTGCCCATGTTCTCCTTTACCGGCTCCAGGGGTTCCTTCAGGGGGGACACCAACTTCTACGGCAAACAG GGCATTCAGTTCTACACTCAGATCAAGACGGTGACATCACAGTGGAAGGCTGAGGACGCCACGACTAAGGCTGCAGCAGTTACCATGCCAACCATGCGCTAA